One Candidatus Uhrbacteria bacterium genomic region harbors:
- the infC gene encoding translation initiation factor IF-3: protein MQNGSSEEMRIHRHRQQKPKLNVPEFKVNEFIDSETLRVIDEHDEMLGVIPTAKALELAQSRELDLVEVSPKAVPPVAKLLNYGQFRYQKEKEAKKQKAQSKEVEVKGIRLSLRIADGDFNVRLASAKKFMEEGNKIRIEMILRGREKGHGDLASEIIERFITALRAYFPLRIEQTVKRMGGRVTAIVARE, encoded by the coding sequence TTGCAAAACGGCTCCTCTGAAGAAATGCGCATCCATCGCCACCGCCAGCAAAAACCCAAGCTCAACGTTCCCGAATTTAAGGTGAACGAATTCATTGATAGCGAGACGCTTCGCGTGATTGATGAGCACGATGAAATGCTGGGCGTCATACCAACAGCAAAGGCACTTGAGCTTGCGCAAAGCCGCGAACTAGATTTGGTGGAGGTGTCCCCCAAAGCCGTGCCGCCCGTGGCAAAACTTTTGAACTACGGACAGTTCCGCTACCAAAAAGAGAAGGAGGCAAAGAAGCAGAAGGCGCAGTCTAAAGAAGTGGAGGTGAAAGGCATCCGTTTGTCGCTGCGCATTGCTGACGGCGACTTCAACGTACGGCTTGCCAGCGCCAAGAAGTTCATGGAGGAAGGTAACAAGATTCGCATTGAAATGATTCTGCGCGGCCGCGAGAAAGGGCACGGCGATTTGGCTAGCGAAATCATTGAACGATTTATTACGGCCCTACGCGCGTACTTTCCCCTGCGTATCGAGCAGACGGTGAAACGGATGGGGGGTCGGGTAACGGCCATTGTGGCTCGCGAGTAA
- a CDS encoding 50S ribosomal protein L35, translating into MKQKTHKATSKRVHVTKGGKALKRTAGQDHFNSRERGNTTRNKRSDKAVPAAYKSTVKVLIPYAHVK; encoded by the coding sequence ATGAAACAGAAAACGCACAAAGCAACGTCCAAACGGGTCCACGTGACAAAGGGCGGGAAAGCCCTGAAGCGCACAGCGGGCCAGGACCATTTCAATAGCCGCGAGCGCGGCAACACGACGCGCAACAAGCGCAGCGACAAGGCCGTGCCGGCAGCGTACAAGTCCACCGTGAAAGTCCTTATTCCTTACGCGCACGTAAAATAA